In one Fusobacterium sp. IOR10 genomic region, the following are encoded:
- a CDS encoding efflux RND transporter periplasmic adaptor subunit, with protein MKKLLGIFIIIVTFVSCSSKNQKEIIRPVQVFKIIENENYIIRTYPANTIPANKTNLSFKISGPIEKINVEVGSFVNKDDILAKMDTRDYILNLKSFENKSLATKNVYEASLAIAENTESQFLRIKKLYESKTIPKKIYEEALAQKKSASSSSLAALANYEASKQAVENCKNHIIDSNLKAPFSGYITNKFLGEGAVASPGIPVVALASNTDNKVRINLSEEDLNELSNLEKSIFIYNSQNYPLTIETASKIKGFGNISYPATFVSKNKNLSLPSNVNGNVKLYIKKNNLNGTAIPIESIFNRDNKTNVWIYENGIVNLKEINVLEPLNNHLVLVNGLKINDLIITKGIHQLSKNEKVKILKTFSKTNIGEML; from the coding sequence ATGAAAAAATTATTAGGTATATTTATAATTATAGTAACCTTTGTTAGTTGCTCTAGTAAAAATCAAAAGGAAATTATAAGGCCTGTTCAAGTATTTAAAATAATTGAGAATGAAAATTATATAATTCGCACTTACCCAGCAAACACTATTCCAGCAAATAAAACTAACTTATCTTTTAAGATTTCTGGGCCAATTGAAAAAATTAATGTGGAAGTTGGTAGTTTTGTTAACAAGGATGATATCCTAGCTAAAATGGATACAAGAGACTATATTTTAAACTTAAAATCCTTTGAAAATAAATCCTTAGCCACTAAAAATGTCTATGAAGCTTCTTTGGCTATTGCTGAAAATACTGAATCTCAATTTTTAAGAATCAAAAAATTATATGAAAGTAAAACTATACCAAAAAAAATATATGAAGAAGCTCTTGCTCAAAAAAAATCTGCAAGTTCTTCTAGTTTAGCAGCTCTTGCAAATTACGAAGCTTCTAAACAAGCTGTGGAAAATTGCAAAAATCATATTATAGATTCTAATTTAAAAGCTCCCTTTTCTGGATATATAACTAATAAATTTTTAGGAGAAGGGGCTGTTGCTTCACCTGGAATTCCAGTTGTTGCATTGGCTTCTAATACTGATAATAAAGTTAGAATTAATCTTTCCGAAGAGGATTTAAATGAACTTTCCAATTTAGAAAAATCAATATTTATTTATAATTCTCAAAACTATCCCCTTACTATTGAAACTGCTAGTAAAATTAAAGGATTTGGAAATATATCCTATCCTGCCACTTTTGTAAGTAAAAACAAAAATTTATCCTTACCTAGTAATGTTAACGGAAACGTTAAGCTATATATTAAAAAAAATAATCTCAATGGTACAGCGATACCAATTGAATCTATTTTCAATAGGGATAATAAGACAAATGTTTGGATATATGAAAATGGTATTGTTAATTTAAAAGAAATTAATGTTCTCGAACCTTTAAATAACCATCTAGTTTTGGTAAATGGTCTTAAGATAAATGATCTAATTATTACTAAGGGAATCCATCAACTTTCAAAAAATGAAAAGGTTAAAATTTTAAAAACTTTTTCAAAAACTAACATTGGTGAAATGTTATAG
- a CDS encoding TolC family protein produces MKLKIIFLLFVSFLNFSCSNTKSFHNQKIKKLTEVESLKKYGESISLAEALKIGEERNLTLKIKTLQREVATLDKNVSFGNFLPSINLVGNYSQLDNDINIDFDVSELTTSLGNAFSAIGESAIAANLNSQTTMSSTLIEKSSYTYGVNAQIPIFVPSYWYLYSAKKNGEDMSKLVESLSKKLIELQITSQYFYILTLQSQEIYLKNEIKSIEETTKRAKISLEVESIMPWEYKKALVLLKTKKYNLKENKRNLKIAKMNLLKSLDLNPIDNITLESYNFKQKPFPDLEECILNSLTNNEALKISNLNVDVSQNAKKIAISNFLPKIILGGGYVNNSNKILSDPSFLNVNVSGVISLFNGFKNINEYKKAVKKEKIANLNLEKEFMKTIIETANAYYNLKKIDELLAISKLNLNAEKEKLKQSKAELSVGIIGEDKYFNSLASYNQSLTAVKNLEFNYNLSLSSLNITMGKSPIDKGE; encoded by the coding sequence ATGAAATTAAAAATAATATTTTTACTTTTTGTCAGTTTTTTAAATTTTAGTTGTTCTAACACTAAATCTTTTCATAATCAAAAAATCAAAAAATTAACTGAAGTTGAATCTTTAAAAAAATATGGAGAAAGTATCTCTCTAGCTGAAGCTTTAAAAATTGGTGAAGAAAGAAACTTAACATTAAAAATAAAAACATTGCAAAGAGAAGTTGCAACTTTGGATAAAAATGTTTCTTTTGGAAATTTTTTACCATCAATTAATCTAGTTGGAAACTATTCACAACTTGATAATGATATTAATATTGATTTTGATGTAAGTGAACTAACTACATCTCTTGGAAATGCTTTTTCAGCAATTGGAGAATCTGCCATTGCTGCTAATTTAAATTCTCAAACAACAATGTCATCTACCTTAATTGAAAAATCATCTTATACTTATGGAGTTAACGCTCAAATTCCAATTTTTGTTCCAAGCTATTGGTATTTATATTCTGCTAAAAAAAATGGAGAAGATATGTCTAAATTAGTAGAAAGCTTATCTAAAAAATTAATAGAACTTCAAATAACTTCTCAATATTTTTATATTCTCACTTTACAATCTCAAGAGATTTATTTAAAAAATGAAATTAAATCCATTGAAGAAACTACAAAAAGAGCTAAAATTTCATTGGAAGTTGAATCTATAATGCCCTGGGAATATAAGAAAGCATTGGTTCTTCTAAAAACTAAAAAATATAATTTAAAAGAAAATAAAAGAAATTTAAAAATAGCCAAGATGAATTTATTAAAATCTTTAGACTTAAATCCCATTGATAATATAACATTAGAATCTTATAATTTCAAACAAAAACCTTTCCCTGATTTAGAAGAATGTATACTAAATTCTTTAACCAACAACGAAGCTTTAAAAATAAGTAATTTAAATGTTGATGTTAGCCAAAATGCAAAAAAAATTGCTATTTCTAATTTTTTACCTAAAATTATTCTTGGAGGAGGTTATGTAAATAATTCAAATAAAATACTCTCTGATCCTAGTTTTCTAAATGTTAATGTAAGCGGAGTCATTAGTTTATTCAATGGTTTTAAGAATATAAATGAATATAAAAAAGCTGTCAAAAAAGAAAAAATTGCAAATTTAAATTTAGAAAAAGAATTTATGAAAACTATTATAGAAACTGCAAATGCTTACTATAACTTAAAAAAAATAGATGAACTTCTAGCAATTTCTAAATTAAATTTAAATGCAGAAAAGGAAAAGTTAAAACAATCTAAAGCTGAATTATCTGTTGGGATAATTGGTGAGGATAAATATTTTAATTCCCTTGCCTCTTATAATCAAAGTTTAACTGCTGTTAAAAATCTAGAATTTAATTATAATCTTTCATTGAGCAGTTTAAATATTACTATGGGTAAGAGTCCTATAGATAAAGGAGAATAG
- a CDS encoding GDSL-type esterase/lipase family protein, whose translation MKKEIIYLGDSIIAWDGFLNNGNYGVPGFTTMDLLWKLQGNNDIIGDIVVLMIGVNDVLSDCSIKSINENIEKIIELLKVKFKEIIVISILPTMYKDINKNIIEINNILSTYKNIKFLDIYSLFLGEEEKIDNKFSSDGVHLSTYAYDILNKKIEEALQW comes from the coding sequence ATGAAAAAAGAGATTATTTATTTAGGGGATAGCATTATAGCATGGGATGGATTTTTAAATAATGGAAATTATGGAGTTCCAGGTTTCACTACTATGGATCTTTTATGGAAACTTCAAGGGAATAATGATATAATTGGAGATATTGTCGTTTTAATGATTGGAGTAAATGATGTTTTATCAGATTGTTCAATCAAGTCAATTAATGAGAATATTGAAAAAATCATTGAACTTTTAAAAGTTAAATTTAAAGAAATTATTGTAATTTCTATTTTACCTACAATGTACAAAGATATAAATAAAAATATTATAGAAATTAATAATATTTTAAGTACCTATAAAAATATAAAATTTTTAGATATATATAGTTTATTTTTAGGAGAAGAAGAAAAAATAGATAATAAATTTAGCTCAGATGGGGTTCATTTAAGCACATATGCTTATGATATTTTAAATAAAAAAATAGAGGAGGCATTGCAATGGTAA